TGAGAGATAGATACATGTAAACAAGTCATTGTAATGCCATCTACCAGTGCTAAAATAGATGCATACTCATGCTGTGGGAGAATGGGAGATAACACTAATGTCGAAGGAATAAAGCAAGTTCACAAGGtggaagaggagcagagaggagaggataTTTTAGGCATGAGAATTACCTcatgcagaaaaaagaaagaaagaaaagagagaagagactgaCTTGATTGAAAGTGACCAGTTATTTGGTGTGGTTGAGCACTTACCACATTGCACTGTGACAGTCTGTATACTTGTCTCCCCTAGtagactgtaagctccctgaggcaAGAGGAAACAGCCAGCTCATTCTTCTATCCCCAGAACGTGGCACAGAGCTTGACATATAATGGGCTCTCAAGATGTATTCATTGAGCTATGTTAGGGGCTGGTGAAAAAGGAGGATGGAAAATATTATGGGCAGATTGTGAAAGGGCCAGATCGCATCGCCtgctaaggagtttggatgtGGGAATGGTAGAAGTGAAAGAGGCAGGGAGATTACTTAGAAGCCCACCATAATAGTCTAATAGAGATGTGAAGTGGGCAGAATGGATTTGTCAGATTTCTTCCTCTCAGGGAGCCAAGCAAGACAAACactgaagcagcagcagcagcagcagcagcagcagcagcagaatggTGCAAAGGTAATGACAGCCCTCCATCCCTTCCAGGGGGCTGCTCAGACATGGGATCCCAGAACTCAGCTTTTTCATCCTGGGACAGACACATCTCAGTTATCTGTATAACTTGCTGgttctccccatcctcctctgtCCCCCAAGGGAGCAAAGCCAAGGGCGGTCAGTGTAGCTGACCCTGCGTTGGAGGCGAGGGGCAAAACCGAGTCAACAATCTCCCTTAATGCTGTCCATTCCTCTCAGGGCCATAACACAACAGGACATACGTCCAAGCGGGTGTTAGGGCAGCCTGCGTCTCAGGAGAGGAGTCAAAGCCTCAGGTCGGAGGACAGCAGCTTACATTACGCAGACATTCAAGTGTGCAGCCGTACCCAGCCACGCTCTACCCGGGAGGTGAAGCATCTGCAGTTAGAAAACGCTACAGAGTATGCGACTCTTCGCTTCCCCCAGGCCACACCCCGCTATGACAGCAAGAACGGGACCCTAGTGTGAGCCTTGAGGGGGGGATCGTTTTCGTCATCTCACCACTACTCCTGTGGGGAGAATCTACTGCTTTGGGAAGTTGGCTGGCAGCCCACAGGATGGCGGCCATGTTTTAAGCTTAAAGAACTCCAGAGCCCCTGAAATTGTGTGTCCCCAGTATCGCTCTCTCCCCTAGGCCTATCTCTTATTTGCCACCGTTAGCTTGGAGTTGTATTTGGGTTAGCTAGGGGTGGAAGAAGTTCCACAAAATGAGGGGGCTAGGTTGAGTGTCCAGGAAAGTAGGTTTTTGACCCCTACTTTTGCTCCGGCTCTCAAAAAATAGTTCAGAAAGAACAGGTTACCCCTTAAGCACTTGAGCTGATTTTGTTGGACTTAATTTAATCCCTTTTACACACCTAAAACTCCAAAGATGCTCTGGAAAAGCATTCTGTGCTCTTGTACACAGCCTCCAGGGCTGGCGTGGGCAATTTCCTCAGTGGCTGGGTCAGGGGTCCCAGACCTAAATGAaggagggcaggggctgaggcATGGAGGAAGCGTTCTTCGATCCATCGGTTACAAGGCCTTCAAGTCACCGATACTGACAGCACAGCGTGGGCCGGAAGCTCTCCTTGGCTGGAATGTTGGCTCTCGCAAATGCGGAGCTGCTAGGATCAATAAATAGAGGAAGGAACATGCCTGGTGCGTTTTCTGGGGCGGGGGTCTGCGGGCTCTACGTAAGCGCAGCAGATCTTGCTCACCCTAAGGGCGGTCCCGAAGTCCAGCCACTTCGAGCCCTACTCTGCAGGCCTTGgctggagcggaggggctgtggtttgGACAGACAGGAGGCTCCCTCTTATCTGCGGAAAGCAGTTGTCTCTGGCGGGGTCGGGCCAGCAGGAGGCGCGTctagacgggcagggggcggggacCAAAGCCGGTAGGAGGCGGGTCTGGACAGACAGGGGGCGGGATGGGGCCGGCAGGAGGCGGGGTGGGGACCCGGCCAGCAGGAGGCGGGGCAGGCTCGGGCCAGCGAGAGGCGGGTCAGGACAGGCAGGGGGCGGGTCAAGGCTGCCAGGGGTTGTGGTCTGGGCCATTaggaggaggacaggcagggggCCGGGTCTAGGCCGGTAGGAGGTGGGATCCTGGCTGTCAGGAGACAGAGTTCGAGCCTgcagggggcggggcgcgggTCCACTGGAGACAGGCAGGGCCTGGGCCGGCCCCCGCGTCACCATGGCAGCGGGAACGCAGCGGCGACGCTCTAGCTGGAGGAGGCGGTGCTCTGAAGGACTGAAGACGGAGCTGCTGAACCAGACGAACCGATGATTTAAGAGGTAGGTGCTGAAAGGTGGCGGGTATCTGGGAAGTTTTATTACCACAGTCGAGCGTCCAGCTCAGAACTGGGGACACACAGAGGCACGAGGCCGGGGTGGGAAGAAGGTGGCGGAAATTTCAGGTTCCAAAACGAATCCAAGCCTTACAGGTTCTTAGTGTGCCTTTCCTGATTCAGACTTTTAGAGCTTGGAGACAAGTGGAAATGCACTTCCCTTTCTCAATCTCTACACCATCCTCCCCAAATACTGCTGCCCCACGGTTTGTCCCTGAGAGGGATGATTCCTTAAGACCGATAGAGTACTGAAGATGGAATCACAGCACAAAGAAGTTGGTAATAATAGTATCGACTTCATAGAGTGTGAGAACGTAAAGTACTTGGAACAGAACGTAGTATGTAGGCAAATTTTGACtgccattatcatcatcaccaccaccaccactcttTTCCTGGCTGTTCTCTGGCACTGACCTAGTGCAAGTGGGATTCAGAAAAGGTGGCTAGAAAACTGCCTCCACCACTAATTAGCAGAGCAACCCCCTAGCCTATTTCCTATTAGCTGGAGATAATAAAATGAACTCTATTTCCAAGGATTATTTACTATGACGGTGAAATGAGATGAAGTAGGTGATAGCACTTTGTAAACTTAAAGTGCTATATACAATTTTCTGCCTTAGAACATATATGCTGCCTTTCTTGGTTAAAACTGAATTCCTGAGGATGAAGGGAAGTGCATGTCAGGAGAGCTCCCCGTATTTCTCCTAAGTGTCTTCGGAATCCTTCCTATGGTCTTTGACAGATAAATGtagggaggaaggaaaatgcaTCCTTGCCGTTAACTCATGATAGGGAAGCATTGCTATTTACTTGATTATTATTAGAACTTAAGCAACTAGTTTTTCAAATGCCATTGGGATAGCCCTGTTTTCATTATAACATAACATACTTGGGCTGAATTACCTCCTAAACAAGGTCCTGTTTCTGATACTTCCAGATGACTTAAGTTGTAGATTTGGGGATGGGGCCTGACCCTACTAGATTGGTTTAGCTTTTCGAAGTTTTTTTCCTGTGCTGTGTTTTTGcacatttctccctctcctgtcTTAAGGTGGCCCTGATCCAGCTCTTCTGGGGACTCTGAAGATGGGGACCCAAGTGGTTATGAGACTCTGTAACTCCCTGCTGCCAGCGGAGCCCTCTGTAAGTTTCTGCTGTACTGTTGAGAGGCATGTGATGCCATTAATGGAATTTCAGTACAATTCTACAACTGGGGGATTTCTCTGTCACGACTCAGATCCTGGAagaaaattgtaatatatttgctttctttccttgcttCCCCTTCTTGTGGAAATTCTAGCTCGCTTTGTTCATTATCTTTTTCTGGAATTAATAAAGTCAGGCAGAAGTGGAAAAATTCTAGCAATTAATAAGAACATATGCAttgtttaaaagatttaaataatgtTCGTTATAGAAATAATGCATATTAATTATAGAGCATTTGGGAAATATTGCAAAccgtgatttaaaaaaaatcctcccaTCCAGAAGCagtcactgttaatattttagaatgttttcttctagtcttttttctatgtatattatttacatatttgagATATGCACACACTTTTTGACTttgcttttttaacttaatatttgtTAATATGAAATTGTTAGTGTTTGTTTTATTATGGGtacaaatgtttggtaaacatcATAATGGCTGTAATTTTCTTGACCATTCCTCTGTGGTTGGACTTGTAGGTTCTCCTCCCCATTGTAAATAGCTAATCACTTTCCTTAttcaagacttttttttccttagggTAGAGTCCCGGAAGTAGAATCCTTAGGTCAAAGGATGTGAACATTTTAAGtaacaaagttattttttaaaagaacaattgcGGTGCCAGATTTTGTATATATCCTTCAGAAGGCAGAGGGATATCAGTTGGGAGACAGAAAGGTCCTTGATAAAAATCTGGTTACCTCTTGCAATGAGACCTTGGGTCCTACAGAAAGATTATTTCATGATAGTGTAATTAGTAATGTGGAGCCCTAACACATTATGAATGGCAGTCCAGAGGCATGGGGGCATTTACACTGTTTTCATAGTTGAGAAACTCAAGGGTCACTTCCAAAATATCCACCAGATGTCGCTAGTCTTAATCTAATTTTTACCTGCAGGATAGCTGGCAGATATGAATTctgaaatatgaatttaaaaaattcatgtagAATATATTTGCATATCTGCTTTGGTACAGTTTATATTAAGCACTAGCATCTGGTGATTACTTTGGTGACATCCTACTCTAGTCTCTCACCattctgtctcttttttcatttttctacccACTCAGTCTGTCACACTCACCCTGTACACTCAGTCACCACATACTAATATTGGATTCTCAGTTGTACTAGTCTTCATTTTACTATTCTTTATTTCAGTCTTGTttcttgcttttgtgtgtgtgtatttatgtgtaaCTATGAGTTCTTGAAGTTTTTGCTAAAAAAATAGGACCCGGCATATAACAacatataataggtgctcaacaCATATTTAATGAATACTTAATGAAGGAATGCCTTGATGAAAGAGAGGAATATATAAAAGGATAccagaaattatttatatttgtcttGGAAATACAGTAAAAGAGGCAAGAATTCACATTCCTAAATTAACTATAATTAAGTGCTAAATGATATAGTATAGAGCATGCTAtaactttgaattttaaagagaggaagattcatacattcattcagccaatatttatcgagcatctactatgtgccaggaaatATTCTTGGTTCTGGAGataaaacagtaacaaaacatacaaaattccctactttcatggagcttacattccggGCAGGGGGAGGctgacaataaacaaataaataagtaaatatagaaCATACAAGATGGTGATGAAagctaggaagaaaaataaaaataaatcaggcaAAGAGGTTTGGGAGTGCCCAGGTGAGGGGGTGTTGTCATTTTAAATAGGGAGTCAGAGAAGGCCAAATGGTTCAAGTGAcgtttgagcagagacctgaaagaaGCGCAGGAATGAACCATGGGTTATGTGCGAGATGACTGATCCAGACAGGTTAAGATCAGAGCTGTCTTGATTTTAACAAAATCAAGAGTGGTCAGAGGAGTTTCACGAGGAAGTGGAACTTGAACTAGGCCTAGTGAAGATTTGAGTAGTAGAACTGTGGGACATTCTAGGCAGACGGACAGTTGTGAAGCCATGGAGGTGACAATGAGCCTTGTATATCTGTGAGACAGTGAAGAGCCTGCTAACCTGAGCGCAGGAAATTTGGTGGGA
The Equus caballus isolate H_3958 breed thoroughbred chromosome 7, TB-T2T, whole genome shotgun sequence genome window above contains:
- the C7H11orf52 gene encoding uncharacterized protein C11orf52 homolog isoform X1, translated to MSVVPLHLPELSLCERSCPSAFQRQKKTGSQARQTLKQQQQQQQQQQQNGAKGHNTTGHTSKRVLGQPASQERSQSLRSEDSSLHYADIQVCSRTQPRSTREVKHLQLENATEYATLRFPQATPRYDSKNGTLV
- the C7H11orf52 gene encoding uncharacterized protein C11orf52 homolog isoform X2 — encoded protein: MGNRLCCGGSWSCPSAFQRQKKTGSQARQTLKQQQQQQQQQQQNGAKGHNTTGHTSKRVLGQPASQERSQSLRSEDSSLHYADIQVCSRTQPRSTREVKHLQLENATEYATLRFPQATPRYDSKNGTLV